The Sphingomonas crocodyli genome contains the following window.
GCTGCTCAGCTTCACGGAGGTGATCGATTTCGTTGCGGCCGAGGCGGCGGCGCGCGGGCGCACGATCGGGATCGTTCCCGAACTCAAGCACTCGACCTATTTCGCGAAGCTCGGCCTGCCGGTGGAGGATCGCTTCCTCGCCGCGCTGGCCGCGCATCGCTACACGAAGACCGCGCCGGTCGAGGTCCAGTCGTTCGAGGTCGCGAACCTGCGCTACCTGCGCGGCAAGATCGGCAAGCCCGCGAACATCACTTTGCTCCAGCTTGTTGCCGATGCGCCCGTGCCCCCGGCCGATGTCGCGGCAGCGGGGGGCAAGACGACCTTTGCCGATATGCTGACGCCCAGGGGGCTGGCCGAGATCGCGACCTATGCCGATGTGCTGGGACCGCCGGTCCGCGCGATCATCCCGCTGGGCGCCGACGGAAGGCTCGCCGCCCCGACCGCGCTGGTGAAGAATGCGCATGCGGCGGGGCTGCTCGTCCGCCCGTGGACCTTCCGCCCCGAAAACCATTTCCTCGCCGGCGATTTCAAGGACGGGCAGGGCGATGAGGCGCGCAATCCGAAAGGATCGGTAGCGGAAATGCTCCGCTATCTCGCCGCCGGCATCGACGGCTTCTTCACCGACGATCCCGCCCTCGGCCGCGCGGCCGTGGACGGGATCGACGTCAGCTGAACGCTGCTCAGACGGCGAAATCGGTCGCGACCGCCGCGTCGCGCCACTGGGCGAGTTCCCCGGCGACGAAGGCGTTCTTCGCCTCGATCGCCGCCACCGTGTCGCTGCCATAGGGCATGCGCAGCGGCGGGTTCTCGCTCGCGACCAGCGCCACGACAGCGGGTGCCAGCTTCGCCGGATCGCCGGGCTGGTTGTGGCTCACGGCCGCCGCATGCTCGCGCACCGTACCCGCCGTCGCATCATAATCGGCGATCCGCGTCGGGCTGGTCGTCAGCGAACGCGCGTCGAGGAAGTCGGTGCGGAAATAGCCCGGCTCGATCACCGTCACCTTGATGCCCAGCGGCGCGAGTTCGGCGTGGAGCGCCTCGCTCAGCCCCTCGACCGCGAACTTGGTCGAGCAATAGACGCCGAAGCCCGCGCCGCTCTGATATCCGCCCACCGACGAGATGTTGAGGATATGGCCCGAACGCTGCCGCCGCATGTGGGGCAGGATGGCGCGGGTTACGCCCAGCAGACCGAACACGTTGGTGCGATACAGCGCCTCGATCTCCGCCGCCGTCGCTTCCTCGACCGCGCCCAACAGGCCGAAACCGGCATTGTTGAGCAGCACGTCGATCCGCCCGAACCGCTTGATCGCGGCGGATGCGGTGGCGTGTGCCTGCGCCTCGTCGGTCACGTCGAGATCGACCGCGAGCAGACGAGGATGCTCGCCCAGCGCGTCGATCACCGACTGTGCGTTGCGTGCCGTCGCGACCACCGCGTCGCCCGCCGCCAGCGCTTCCTTTGCGATCAGCGCGCCGAAGCCGCGCGACGCACCCGTGATGAACCAGGTCTTCATGTCCATTCTCCCTAACTTGGTCGTCGGCATCGTCGCCGGCAGGGGGAGAATTAGGCCGCCGCGATCGTTGCGATAATCGGCTGGATTTTCGATGGACTGTTGAGCATGGTTCATCAATGTCGCGTATCACACCAGCCGATCTCGATATATTCCTGGCGATCGCTCGCGCGGGCAGCTTCCGGGGCGCGGCGATGCGGCTGGGCGTCACGCCCTCCGCACTCAGCCACCGGCTGCGTGCGCTGGAAGAACGGATCGACCTGCGCCTGTTCAACCGCACCACGCGCAGCGTCGCGCTGACCGAGGCGGGGCAGGCGCTGATCGATCGGGTGCGTCCGGCCTTCGACGATATCGAGGCCGCGATCGACGATCTCGCCGCCTTTCGCGGCACGCCGATGGGCACGCTGCGGATCAACGCGGCGGAGACATCCGCGCGGATCGTCCTCGCGCCCTTGCTGCCCGGCTTCCTCGCAAAGCATCCGGGCGTGGCGGTGGAAATCATCGCGCAGGGGGCGTTGGTCGATGTCGTCGCGGGCGGCTTCGATGCCGGCGTACGCCTTGGCGAGACGCTGGCCGCCGATATGATCGCCGTGCCGATAGGCCCGCGTCAGCGCTTCGCCGTGGTCGGATCGCCCGCCTTCTTCGAACGGCATGCGCGGCCGCAGACGCCGAACGATCTCCTCGCGCTTCCCTGCGTTCGCTTCCACTTCGACAATGGCGGCGCCTATCATTGGGAGCTGGAGCGCGGTGGGGTCGAGCTTCAGCTCGCGGTAAACGGTCCTTTCGCCACCAATTCGCAGGACATGATGATCGCCGCCGCGCTCGACGGCATCGGCCTCGCCTTCGTGTTCGAGGCGATGGTCGAGCCGCTCATCGCCTCGGGCCGGCTGGAGCGCGTGCTGGACGATTGGTGTCCGTGGTTTCCGGGCCTGTTCCTATATTATCCCGGCCGCCGCCACATGCCGACCGCACTGCGCGCCTTCATCGATCATGTCCGTGATCCGGGCTAGAAGGTCACCGCAACGCGCAACGCTTGCCCGCTCAGCATCAGATCGAACCCCTCGTTGATCCGGTCGATCGGCAGGCGGTGGGTGATGAAGGGATCGAGCAGGATGCGTCCTTCGGCATAGAGATCGAGCAGCCCCGGCAGCTGGGTCCGCCCGCGCATATTGCCCATGTATGATCCGGTCACGGTCCGCCCG
Protein-coding sequences here:
- a CDS encoding glycerophosphodiester phosphodiesterase, which encodes MIDRRQMMASTAALLMAGPLVAAAPKKVPVFAHRGASALRPEHTLGAYAKAIADGADYIEPDLVPTRDGALVARHENNIAETTDVASRPEFASRRTTKTIDGQSQTGWFTEDFTFAELKTLRAIERLGKMRPESQSYDGEFQLLSFTEVIDFVAAEAAARGRTIGIVPELKHSTYFAKLGLPVEDRFLAALAAHRYTKTAPVEVQSFEVANLRYLRGKIGKPANITLLQLVADAPVPPADVAAAGGKTTFADMLTPRGLAEIATYADVLGPPVRAIIPLGADGRLAAPTALVKNAHAAGLLVRPWTFRPENHFLAGDFKDGQGDEARNPKGSVAEMLRYLAAGIDGFFTDDPALGRAAVDGIDVS
- a CDS encoding oxidoreductase, which encodes MKTWFITGASRGFGALIAKEALAAGDAVVATARNAQSVIDALGEHPRLLAVDLDVTDEAQAHATASAAIKRFGRIDVLLNNAGFGLLGAVEEATAAEIEALYRTNVFGLLGVTRAILPHMRRQRSGHILNISSVGGYQSGAGFGVYCSTKFAVEGLSEALHAELAPLGIKVTVIEPGYFRTDFLDARSLTTSPTRIADYDATAGTVREHAAAVSHNQPGDPAKLAPAVVALVASENPPLRMPYGSDTVAAIEAKNAFVAGELAQWRDAAVATDFAV
- a CDS encoding LysR family transcriptional regulator, coding for MSRITPADLDIFLAIARAGSFRGAAMRLGVTPSALSHRLRALEERIDLRLFNRTTRSVALTEAGQALIDRVRPAFDDIEAAIDDLAAFRGTPMGTLRINAAETSARIVLAPLLPGFLAKHPGVAVEIIAQGALVDVVAGGFDAGVRLGETLAADMIAVPIGPRQRFAVVGSPAFFERHARPQTPNDLLALPCVRFHFDNGGAYHWELERGGVELQLAVNGPFATNSQDMMIAAALDGIGLAFVFEAMVEPLIASGRLERVLDDWCPWFPGLFLYYPGRRHMPTALRAFIDHVRDPG